A genomic stretch from Acropora palmata chromosome 13, jaAcrPala1.3, whole genome shotgun sequence includes:
- the LOC141863418 gene encoding uncharacterized protein LOC141863418 — protein MKRNAVSGTGVAPDFKQARGDILSMAASSPLNEESFQEEIEESDTVEPNLKDIHNLLKNIQSAITAMQGNIAVLAKDNNKLSSDVAELRKVIAKNNDEVEKLKKDLVSQTKYVPSLELELGRVKKASKQQKNDIEDLQENLDELEQYTPKNSLEFHGIPEDVGIPTDEIVCKVAQAVGVEVESEKIEISHRLNRKKGIKPIIAKFANHKDKAKCYKARIRLKDVTLSTIFPTYLGTSLADQRVFINENLTAYRSEMMKLAIEKRREDKILSTWLLDGKIFIKTSPSGRPRQMFSIDDVKQL, from the coding sequence ATGAAGCGGAATGCGGTCTCCGGAACTGGCGTAGCGCCTGACTTCAAACAAGCACGTGGCGACATCTTAAGCATGGCGGCTTCTTCTCCGCTTAACGAAGAGTCTTTTCAGGAGGAAATAGAAGAGTCCGACACTGTTGAACCTAATCTCAAAGATATTCACAATCTTCTTAAAAATATCCAAAGCGCCATTACGGCGATGCAAGGTAATATTGCTGTGTTAGCTAAAGATAACAACAAACTGTCAAGTGATGTGGCTGAACTTCGAAAGGTCATCGCAAAGAATAATGACGAGGTCGAAAAGCTAAAGAAAGATTTAGTAAGCCAAACCAAATATGTCCCTTCTTTGGAACTAGAACTTGGTCGTGTAAAAAAGGCCtcaaagcaacaaaagaatGACATTGAAGACCTGCAGGAAAACCTGGACGAGTTGGAACAATACACACCCAAAAACTCTCTCGAATTTCACGGTATTCCCGAGGATGTAGGTATTCCAACCGATGAAATCGTTTGTAAGGTGGCTCAGGCGGTCGGTGTGGAGGTGGAATCGGAAAAAATCGAGATTTCACATCGcttaaacaggaaaaaaggaatcaaaccaataattgcaaaatttgcTAATCACAAGGACAAGGCTAAGTGTTACAAAGCAAGAATCCGACTTAAAGATGTAACCCTTTCCACCATCTTCCCGACCTACTTGGGAACAAGCTTGGCGGACCAGCGTGTCTTCATTAATGAAAACCTTACTGCTTACCGAAGCGAGATGATGAAACTTGCTAttgagaaaagaagagaagataAGATCCTAAGTACCTGGTTACTCGACGGGAAGATATTTATCAAAACTTCTCCCAGTGGGAGACCAAGACAAATGTTCTCGATCGACGATGTCAAGCAACTTTAA